The DNA window CATCCTCGCTGCCCGTCGCGAACAGTACCGGCTGCTGCGGCGGGTTCTCGGGGTCGGGCTGCGCTCCGCCCCTCATCCCCTCGACGAGCGAGATCAGGGCCTCGAGATCGTTGCCACGGATGCCGCTTGCCATCGACACGTACGCTGCCGTGAGCTTGTCGGTCGGTGCGGCACCGGTCTCGAGGCATTCGCGGGCCTCGTCGATGCGGAACCGGGTGAGCGGGTCACCGTCAGGGATCCCGCCGAGCACAGCGCGGGTGATCCGGTGCGGAAGGTCGAGGCTGGCCTGCCAGCCCACCCGTGCGCCGAGCGAATAGCCGACAAAGAGTGCTTCATCGATGAGGAAGGTATCGAGGACATCGAGCAGATCATCGACGAGCAGGGGCATCGAGTACGCCTCGGGCGAGTGCGGTTTACTGCTCGCACCGTGCCCGCGCTGGTCGATCGCGAGCACGCGGAATCCGGCACGACCGAGCACGCGGGTCCACCCGGCCTGGTGCCAGTTG is part of the Mycetocola zhujimingii genome and encodes:
- a CDS encoding alpha/beta fold hydrolase, which translates into the protein MPLLPESPDPRFVLARDNIRIATYEFGDPAGQPVVLVHGFASGGLLNWHQAGWTRVLGRAGFRVLAIDQRGHGASSKPHSPEAYSMPLLVDDLLDVLDTFLIDEALFVGYSLGARVGWQASLDLPHRITRAVLGGIPDGDPLTRFRIDEARECLETGAAPTDKLTAAYVSMASGIRGNDLEALISLVEGMRGGAQPDPENPPQQPVLFATGSEDAILEKSRTLAASAPNGTFFEIPDRNHFNAPTSKDFRSAALAFLTAS